From the genome of Hymenobacter cellulosilyticus, one region includes:
- a CDS encoding chemotaxis protein CheW yields the protein MPEAEQTSEKKAVKQDKLIQLIVFRLGDEEYGIRIEQVKEVTITPEIARMPKTPSFVKGIANLRGDIIAIIDLEERFKLRSANESLPSVSYTLAIEAKDYTIGIVVREVPQPLSIPLSIIEKTPEFIQDINIQDKYIEGIAKVDGRIIIVLDMPKLLSPTEIMQLQPK from the coding sequence ATGCCTGAAGCAGAGCAAACCAGCGAAAAGAAAGCCGTTAAGCAGGATAAGCTCATCCAGCTTATCGTGTTCCGCCTGGGGGATGAGGAATATGGCATCCGCATCGAGCAGGTGAAGGAGGTAACCATTACTCCGGAAATTGCTCGAATGCCAAAAACACCCTCCTTCGTGAAGGGTATTGCCAATTTGCGCGGCGACATCATCGCCATCATTGATCTGGAGGAACGCTTTAAGCTCCGTTCGGCTAATGAGTCGTTGCCTTCGGTAAGCTATACGCTGGCCATCGAAGCCAAAGACTACACCATTGGAATAGTGGTGCGCGAGGTACCGCAGCCCCTGTCTATTCCGCTGTCCATAATTGAAAAAACCCCGGAATTCATTCAGGATATCAACATCCAGGATAAATACATTGAGGGAATCGCCAAAGTGGATGGGCGCATCATCATCGTACTGGATATGCCCAAGCTGCTCTCCCCCACGGAAATCATGCAGCTGCAGCCGAAATAA
- a CDS encoding response regulator translates to MKNRILIVDDSFYMRTMLKNMLTDAGYEVVGEAANGQQALEMASATRPDLITLDVILPDNTGLDVLKGIRLEQPDVKVVMCSAVGQEVIVNEALESGATAYIVKPFSEEKVLEIVGGALQNQDSDSTEA, encoded by the coding sequence ATGAAAAACCGCATTCTCATCGTGGACGACTCGTTCTACATGCGCACGATGCTCAAGAATATGCTTACCGACGCCGGCTACGAGGTAGTAGGAGAAGCTGCCAATGGTCAGCAAGCTCTGGAAATGGCCAGCGCTACCCGTCCTGACCTCATTACCCTGGACGTAATTTTGCCTGACAACACTGGCCTGGACGTGCTCAAAGGCATTCGCTTGGAGCAGCCAGACGTGAAGGTTGTTATGTGCAGTGCTGTAGGCCAGGAAGTGATTGTAAACGAAGCGCTGGAAAGCGGTGCTACAGCTTACATCGTAAAGCCGTTTTCCGAGGAAAAAGTCTTGGAAATCGTTGGTGGTGCGCTGCAGAACCAGGATTCTGACTCAACGGAGGCCTAG